The Daucus carota subsp. sativus chromosome 7, DH1 v3.0, whole genome shotgun sequence genome window below encodes:
- the LOC108193608 gene encoding large ribosomal subunit protein eL14: protein MPFKRYVEIGRVALVNYGKDYGKLVVIVDVVDQNRALVDSPDMVRCQINFKRLTLTDITIDIKRTPKKKELVKAMEAADVKNKWENSSWGRKLIVKKRREALTDFDRFKLMLAKIKKASLVREELAKLKKQTKA from the exons ATG CCTTTTAAGCGTTATGTTGAAATTGGGCGAGTCGCTCTCGTCAACTACGGAAAAGACTACGGCAAACTCGTTGTCATCGTCGATGTTGTTGATCAGAATCGC GCTCTTGTTGATTCCCCTGACATGGTCAGATGCCAAATCAACTTTAAGAGGCTCACGCTGACAGACATTACCATTGACATCAAAAGGACCCCAAAGAAGAAAGAGCTGGTTAAAGCAATGGAAGCTGCAG ATGTCAAGAACAAGTGGGAGAACAGCTCTTGGGGAAGAAAGCTGATTGTTAAGAAGCGGAGAGAAGCTCTAACTGATTTCGATAGGTTCAAGCTGATGTTGGCGAAGATAAAG AAAGCTAGCCTGGTCAGGGAAGAGCTTGCTAAGCTAAAGAAGCAGACCAAAGCATAA
- the LOC108193536 gene encoding uncharacterized protein LOC108193536 isoform X1 has product MGLSRLLHPPISTRSFGVARQTRRQLSSSSSLGNKSQIAKARKSEAVETYVRKYVETHPGSLPKLSHVQKEIGGSWYTLKELFENAKEKIFGDSKVQRESVNDVTLTSATDATASTNITTQDKGSEKSEQNEATKTLANAFCHKSNILPNAMPGTSGENLPDMMGDTALDAKRICTDVESTGPCKPRNLIQSSAAMNSEDNSVSQAISYVKPELCSKIQINATALEGECDSPYTRTPEAASKIEVDRVAGEGFLYKPNLFQPRKKHVQLKEFHNAFDEPEKLSSLIFEATRPWQGKVEDEKASTGCKNQVENKMFTGYDKKIVDPPSVEADKKHLESEDKPSTELVSPNAETTTATLQKDVPTTYHSIRKENQLQKEQKVSKISGDEVSKASGMPGSGRGAQKFTRLSALFSKVDDQKAGQVADKYNIWETNGYLENSDNNNIVNVPKPSDSNDLIACIKGYSLGQQVTSGPGNAVSYRTDQNHHIDHVRVLSQVNMQNLDGLKTSSSHIFNEKIEEPSVEAPMKKAYINGKANNREKGNTESVSHNAITPSMRMGHPDNAQDPTCRGSLDQYKVIVKFVHKDVEEQELRNFLKRFDNNLKIELSGAGKRFFKTATVYFKTWTGMQNALKATDLLLRNWTITLEEASSLKSQSKSITIPRLIGDPDAPAALVKNPTRTVAIKQLTHEICPRHIEEALAFCESNISGFYLGTSDSVAYVEFETEDGKDKALAKHSIDVIGKRLFIYRVDTPRTTVVRIKTMLPAVVPRHIPIFKSLGKVKACYQRSANILDVHFSITEWTNMLKILNKLNGLQVDGVRLIAEPAPIAPSDILLQIYSQPEERERMKSNMHRLLQKLEENAVHKTKVTDIFSKFYGER; this is encoded by the exons ATGGGTCTCTCTCGTCTCCTTCACCCACCCATTTCCACCCGCAGCTTTG GTGTTGCTAGGCAAACAAGGAGGCAGCTTTCCTCATCTTCTTCTCTTGGAAACAAATCTCAAATTGCTAAAGCCCGTAAATCTGAGGCCGTGGAAACGTATGTTAGAAA GTATGTAGAGACGCATCCGGGAAGCTTGCCAAAACTATCACATGTGCAAAAAGAAATTGGTGGTTCATGGTACACTTTAAAAGAACTTTTTGAGAATGCGAAAGAAAAGATATTTGGAGATTCTAAAGTCCAGCGTGAGTCAGTTAATGATGTTACATTAACGTCAGCAACTGATGCTACAGCTTCCACAAATATAACAACTCAAGACAAGGGTTCAGAAAAGTCTGAACAAAATGAAGCTACTAAAACCCTGGCAAATGCTTTTTGCCACAAGAGTAACATTCTACCAAATGCAATGCCTGGTACATCTGGGGAGAACTTGCCTGACATGATGGGTGATACAGCTTTGGATGCTAAGAGGATATGTACTGATGTGGAGAGCACTGGACCTTGCAAGCCCAGAAATCTAATTCAGTCATCAGCTGCAATGAATAGTGAGGATAATAGTGTGAGTCAGGCAATATCTTATGTGAAACCAGAGCTCTGTTCTAAAATTCAAATCAACGCTACAGCCCTGGAAGGAGAGTGTGATTCTCCATACACTAGAACCCCTGAGGCTGCCTCCAAAATTGAAGTCGATAGGGTTGCGGGAGAAGGCTTCTTATATAAACCAAATCTGTTTCAGCCGAGAAAGAAGCATGTGCAACTTAAAGAGTTCCATAATGCTTTTGACGAGCCTGAGAAGTTATCTAGCTTAATATTTGAAGCAACTAGGCCATGGCAAGGAAAAGTTGAAGATGAAAAGGCCTCAACTGGATGTAAAAACCAAGTAGAAAACAAAATGTTTACTGGTTATGATAAGAAAATAGTAGATCCACCTTCTGTTGAGGCTGATAAGAAACACCTGGAATCAGAGGACAAACCTTCCACAGAGCTTGTTAGTCCCAATGCAGAGACAACAACTGCAACACTGCAAAAAGATGTTCCAACTACATAtcattcaataagaaaagaaaaccAGTTACAGAAAGAGCAAAAAGTATCTAAAATATCAGGAGATGAAGTCTCTAAAGCAAGTGGAATGCCTGGATCAGGTAGAGGGGCACAAAAGTTTACAAGATTATCTGCTCTTTTCAGTAAGGTGGATGACCAGAAAGCAGGTCAGGTTGCGGACAAGTACAATATTTGGGAGACAAATGGATATTTGGAGAATTCAGATAATAACAATATAGTTAATGTGCCAAAACCTTCTGACAGTAATGATTTAATTGCTTGCATTAAGGGTTATtctctaggtcaacaggttacTAGTGGTCCAGGAAATGCAGTGTCCTATAGAACTGATCAAAACCATCACATAGACCATGTTAGAGTTCTGTCTCAAGTCAACATGCAAAATTTAGATGGACTGAAAACATCATCCAGTCATATTTTTAATGAAAAGATTGAGGAGCCAAGCGTTGAAGCCCCCATGAAGAAAGCTTATATAAATGGGAAGGCTAACAATCGAGAAAAAGGCAATACAGAAAGTGTATCACACAATGCCATCACCCCATCAATGAGGATGGGGCATCCAGATAATGCACAAGATCCAACATGCAGAGGATCATTGGACCAATACAAAGTTATTGTGAAGTTTGTGCATAAAGATGTTGAAGAACAAGAATTACGCAATTTTCTCAAGCGGTTTGACAATAATTTGAAGATCGAACTTTCTGGTGCTGGAAAACGCTTTTTTAAAACAGCTACTGTTTATTTTAAG aCATGGACAGGGATGCAAAATGCTCTTAAAGCTACTGACCTTTTACTGAGAAATTGGACCATTACTTTAGAAGAAGCTTCTTCCCTGAAAAGCCAGTCTAAGAGTATAACTATTCCAAGGTtgattggtgatcctgatgctcCAGCTGCTTTAGTGAAGAACCCGACGAGGACTGTTGCTATTAAACAATTGACTCATGAAATCTGCCCTAGGCATATTGAGGAAGCTCTTGCCTTTTGTGAAAGCAATATCTCTGGGTTTTATTTGGGCACCTCAGATTCTGTTGCTTATGTGGAATTTGAG ACTGAAGATGGAAAAGATAAGGCACTTGCTAAGCATTCCATAGATGTCATTGGAAAGCGCTTGTTTATCTACAGAGTTGACACACCGAGAACAACAGTTGTAAGGATTAAAACCATGTTGCCAGCCGTAGTTCCCAGACATATTCCGATTTTCAAGTCTCTTGGGAAGGTTAAGGCTTGCTACCAAAGAAGTGCTAACATCTTGGATGTGCATTTCAGCATAACTGAATGGACTAACATGCTCAAGATTCTAAACAA ATTAAACGGGTTGCAAGTGGATGGCGTAAGGTTGATAGCTGAGCCTGCACCTATTGCACCTTCAGATATTCTTCTGCAGATATATAGCCAACCAGAAGAACGAGAGCGCATGAAAAGCAATATGCATAGGTTGTTGCAGAAGCTTGAGGAAAATGCTGTACATAAAACAAAAGTAACTGATATTTTTTCAAAGTTCTATGGTGAACGATGA
- the LOC108193536 gene encoding uncharacterized protein LOC108193536 isoform X2, which produces MGLSRLLHPPISTRSFGVARQTRRQLSSSSSLGNKSQIAKARKSEAVETYVETHPGSLPKLSHVQKEIGGSWYTLKELFENAKEKIFGDSKVQRESVNDVTLTSATDATASTNITTQDKGSEKSEQNEATKTLANAFCHKSNILPNAMPGTSGENLPDMMGDTALDAKRICTDVESTGPCKPRNLIQSSAAMNSEDNSVSQAISYVKPELCSKIQINATALEGECDSPYTRTPEAASKIEVDRVAGEGFLYKPNLFQPRKKHVQLKEFHNAFDEPEKLSSLIFEATRPWQGKVEDEKASTGCKNQVENKMFTGYDKKIVDPPSVEADKKHLESEDKPSTELVSPNAETTTATLQKDVPTTYHSIRKENQLQKEQKVSKISGDEVSKASGMPGSGRGAQKFTRLSALFSKVDDQKAGQVADKYNIWETNGYLENSDNNNIVNVPKPSDSNDLIACIKGYSLGQQVTSGPGNAVSYRTDQNHHIDHVRVLSQVNMQNLDGLKTSSSHIFNEKIEEPSVEAPMKKAYINGKANNREKGNTESVSHNAITPSMRMGHPDNAQDPTCRGSLDQYKVIVKFVHKDVEEQELRNFLKRFDNNLKIELSGAGKRFFKTATVYFKTWTGMQNALKATDLLLRNWTITLEEASSLKSQSKSITIPRLIGDPDAPAALVKNPTRTVAIKQLTHEICPRHIEEALAFCESNISGFYLGTSDSVAYVEFETEDGKDKALAKHSIDVIGKRLFIYRVDTPRTTVVRIKTMLPAVVPRHIPIFKSLGKVKACYQRSANILDVHFSITEWTNMLKILNKLNGLQVDGVRLIAEPAPIAPSDILLQIYSQPEERERMKSNMHRLLQKLEENAVHKTKVTDIFSKFYGER; this is translated from the exons ATGGGTCTCTCTCGTCTCCTTCACCCACCCATTTCCACCCGCAGCTTTG GTGTTGCTAGGCAAACAAGGAGGCAGCTTTCCTCATCTTCTTCTCTTGGAAACAAATCTCAAATTGCTAAAGCCCGTAAATCTGAGGCCGTGGAAAC GTATGTAGAGACGCATCCGGGAAGCTTGCCAAAACTATCACATGTGCAAAAAGAAATTGGTGGTTCATGGTACACTTTAAAAGAACTTTTTGAGAATGCGAAAGAAAAGATATTTGGAGATTCTAAAGTCCAGCGTGAGTCAGTTAATGATGTTACATTAACGTCAGCAACTGATGCTACAGCTTCCACAAATATAACAACTCAAGACAAGGGTTCAGAAAAGTCTGAACAAAATGAAGCTACTAAAACCCTGGCAAATGCTTTTTGCCACAAGAGTAACATTCTACCAAATGCAATGCCTGGTACATCTGGGGAGAACTTGCCTGACATGATGGGTGATACAGCTTTGGATGCTAAGAGGATATGTACTGATGTGGAGAGCACTGGACCTTGCAAGCCCAGAAATCTAATTCAGTCATCAGCTGCAATGAATAGTGAGGATAATAGTGTGAGTCAGGCAATATCTTATGTGAAACCAGAGCTCTGTTCTAAAATTCAAATCAACGCTACAGCCCTGGAAGGAGAGTGTGATTCTCCATACACTAGAACCCCTGAGGCTGCCTCCAAAATTGAAGTCGATAGGGTTGCGGGAGAAGGCTTCTTATATAAACCAAATCTGTTTCAGCCGAGAAAGAAGCATGTGCAACTTAAAGAGTTCCATAATGCTTTTGACGAGCCTGAGAAGTTATCTAGCTTAATATTTGAAGCAACTAGGCCATGGCAAGGAAAAGTTGAAGATGAAAAGGCCTCAACTGGATGTAAAAACCAAGTAGAAAACAAAATGTTTACTGGTTATGATAAGAAAATAGTAGATCCACCTTCTGTTGAGGCTGATAAGAAACACCTGGAATCAGAGGACAAACCTTCCACAGAGCTTGTTAGTCCCAATGCAGAGACAACAACTGCAACACTGCAAAAAGATGTTCCAACTACATAtcattcaataagaaaagaaaaccAGTTACAGAAAGAGCAAAAAGTATCTAAAATATCAGGAGATGAAGTCTCTAAAGCAAGTGGAATGCCTGGATCAGGTAGAGGGGCACAAAAGTTTACAAGATTATCTGCTCTTTTCAGTAAGGTGGATGACCAGAAAGCAGGTCAGGTTGCGGACAAGTACAATATTTGGGAGACAAATGGATATTTGGAGAATTCAGATAATAACAATATAGTTAATGTGCCAAAACCTTCTGACAGTAATGATTTAATTGCTTGCATTAAGGGTTATtctctaggtcaacaggttacTAGTGGTCCAGGAAATGCAGTGTCCTATAGAACTGATCAAAACCATCACATAGACCATGTTAGAGTTCTGTCTCAAGTCAACATGCAAAATTTAGATGGACTGAAAACATCATCCAGTCATATTTTTAATGAAAAGATTGAGGAGCCAAGCGTTGAAGCCCCCATGAAGAAAGCTTATATAAATGGGAAGGCTAACAATCGAGAAAAAGGCAATACAGAAAGTGTATCACACAATGCCATCACCCCATCAATGAGGATGGGGCATCCAGATAATGCACAAGATCCAACATGCAGAGGATCATTGGACCAATACAAAGTTATTGTGAAGTTTGTGCATAAAGATGTTGAAGAACAAGAATTACGCAATTTTCTCAAGCGGTTTGACAATAATTTGAAGATCGAACTTTCTGGTGCTGGAAAACGCTTTTTTAAAACAGCTACTGTTTATTTTAAG aCATGGACAGGGATGCAAAATGCTCTTAAAGCTACTGACCTTTTACTGAGAAATTGGACCATTACTTTAGAAGAAGCTTCTTCCCTGAAAAGCCAGTCTAAGAGTATAACTATTCCAAGGTtgattggtgatcctgatgctcCAGCTGCTTTAGTGAAGAACCCGACGAGGACTGTTGCTATTAAACAATTGACTCATGAAATCTGCCCTAGGCATATTGAGGAAGCTCTTGCCTTTTGTGAAAGCAATATCTCTGGGTTTTATTTGGGCACCTCAGATTCTGTTGCTTATGTGGAATTTGAG ACTGAAGATGGAAAAGATAAGGCACTTGCTAAGCATTCCATAGATGTCATTGGAAAGCGCTTGTTTATCTACAGAGTTGACACACCGAGAACAACAGTTGTAAGGATTAAAACCATGTTGCCAGCCGTAGTTCCCAGACATATTCCGATTTTCAAGTCTCTTGGGAAGGTTAAGGCTTGCTACCAAAGAAGTGCTAACATCTTGGATGTGCATTTCAGCATAACTGAATGGACTAACATGCTCAAGATTCTAAACAA ATTAAACGGGTTGCAAGTGGATGGCGTAAGGTTGATAGCTGAGCCTGCACCTATTGCACCTTCAGATATTCTTCTGCAGATATATAGCCAACCAGAAGAACGAGAGCGCATGAAAAGCAATATGCATAGGTTGTTGCAGAAGCTTGAGGAAAATGCTGTACATAAAACAAAAGTAACTGATATTTTTTCAAAGTTCTATGGTGAACGATGA